GACCGCCACCTTTCCACCAACGCTCGCATCGACCTGGGCAAGGAGCGTGGTGGGCACCTGAACGAAAGGTATCCCACGCATATAGGTTGCGGCGACGAACCCGGTCAGATCCCCTATCATTCCCCCTCCCAACGCCACCAAAGCTGATCGTCTGTCCATCCTGTGATCCAGCATCACCCCATAAAGCCTGGAAGCCTCTTCGAGGGATTTATGTTCATCGCCTGAGGGCACGAGGCAGAGCCAGGGATCGAAGCCGGCCCGTTTCAAACTTCCGATCACCCTCTCCCCGTAGCCGGAGAGCTCCGGGTTGGTGAACACCCCAACCTTTCGTGGCAGATCGATCTGAGCCAGGACTCCTCCCAATTCATCCAGCAGGCCGCTTCCGATATGTATCGTGTAGCTCCTTTCAGCGAGGTTAACGCTGACCGATCTCACGTCTGACCTCTGATCTGTCAAAGCTCTGGTATGTGATTCACCAGCGGTGAGAAACTCAAGCTTACGCAGCCATGAGCTTTAACCCAATGCCAAGGGCAGTTCAAATTGTTCCTTAGTGGCTTCGTTGAATATTAAAAGTTTACCCATATCGGCACGTCGTAGCTGTTGATTGGCATTTAACAGTTCGATCCCATAAATCGTTCCATCCGGAGCTAGGTCTATGTTTAACTCTTCGCTTATCCGTATCGTCTCCACTTCAGCCGTCTTCTCTCCAAAACGGATATAAGC
Above is a window of Candidatus Poribacteria bacterium DNA encoding:
- a CDS encoding DUF2283 domain-containing protein, coding for MKLTYDPRYNIAYIRFGEKTAEVETIRISEELNIDLAPDGTIYGIELLNANQQLRRADMGKLLIFNEATKEQFELPLALG